A part of Entelurus aequoreus isolate RoL-2023_Sb linkage group LG10, RoL_Eaeq_v1.1, whole genome shotgun sequence genomic DNA contains:
- the LOC133658043 gene encoding shaker-related potassium channel tsha2-like, with product MTVVSQENRNETVVIPSLLQDAADLEEQECSERVVINISGLRFETQLKTLSRFPNTLLGDPRKRIRFFDPLRNEYFFDRNRPSFDAVLYYYQSGGRLRRPVSVPVDIFLEEIKFYEFDEETIELFREDEGLTKEDDRPLPKSEFQRQLWLLFEYPESSGPARIIAIVSVMVILISIIIFCLETLPEFRDIPVQMHETHTNGSQHGKVQSPFTDPFFIVETLCIVWFSFEFTMRFLSCPSKAAFFKNIMNIIDVVAIAPYFITLGLDLAEHQGSSQQAASLAILRVIRLVRVFRIFKLSRHSKGLQILGQTLQASLRELGLLIFFLIIGVVLFSSSVYFAEAEDPESGFKSIPDAFWWAVVTMTTVGYGDMCPSTIGGKFVGSLCAIAGVLTIALPVPVIVSNFNYFYHRENDQDNNMQYVHVTCGQPQTSSGEFALSRSEHSLCKTDSYHEEDLESLTCPSNTQMEIYSGKLTDV from the coding sequence ATGACTGTGGTGTCCCAGGAGAACCGCAACGAGACCGTGGTCATTCCCTCTTTGTTGCAAGATGCCGCCGACTTGGAGGAGCAGGAGTGCAGCGAGAGGGTGGTCATCAACATCTCCGGCCTGCGTTTCGAGACACAGTTGAAGACCCTCTCCCGTTTCCCGAACACACTCTTGGGGGATCCACGCAAAAGGATACGCTTCTTTGACCCTCTAAGGAACGAGTACTTCTTTGACAGGAACAGGCCAAGCTTTGATGCTGTCTTATACTACTACCAGTCCGGGGGGAGGCTTCGGAGACCGGTGAGTGTCCCTGTGGATATTTTCCTGGAGGAAATCAAGTTCTATGAGTTCGATGAGGAGACTATCGAACTTTTTCGAGAGGATGAGGGTCTCACGAAGGAGGATGACCGACCTCTTCCCAAGAGCGAGTTCCAGAGACAACTGTGGTTGCTGTTTGAGTATCCGGAAAGTTCAGGACCCGCAAGGATCATTGCCATTGTGTCCGTGATGGTCATCCTGATATCCATCATCATTTTTTGCTTGGAGACATTACCAGAGTTTAGAGACATCCCCGTGCAGATGCACGAAACTCACACCAACGGCAGCCAACACGGAAAAGTGCAAAGTCCCTTCACAGATCCCTTCTTTATTGTTGAGACACTCTGCATCGTGTGGTTCTCCTTTGAGTTCACCATGAGGTTCTTGTCATGTCCCAGCAAGGCAGCGTTCTTCAAGaacatcatgaacatcattgacgTGGTGGCCATTGCTCCGTACTTCATCACCCTAGGCTTGGACCTTGCTGAGCACCAAGGCAGCAGCCAACAAGCTGCCTCCTTGGCCATCCTCAGGGTCATACGCTTGGTCCGGGTTTTTAGGATCTTTAAGCTCTCCCGACACTCCAAGGGCCTTCAGATCCTTGGGCAAACCCTTCAAGCCAGCCTCAGGGAGCTGGGCCTCCTAATATTCTTTCTCATTATCGGGGTGGTTCTCTTCTCCAGTTCGGTGTATTTCGCAGAAGCAGAAGACCCGGAGTCAGGGTTCAAAAGCATCCCTGACGCTTTCTGGTGGGCGGTGGTCACCATGACGACGGTGGGATACGGAGACATGTGCCCTTCTACCATCGGGGGTAAATTTGTCGGCTCCTTGTGCGCCATCGCCGGGGTCCTCACCATAGCTTTGCCAGTGCCCGTCATCGTGTCTAACTTTAACTACTTCTACCACCGAGAGAACGACCAGGACAACAACATGCAATACGTTCACGTGACTTGTGGACAGCCGCAGACGTCTTCTGGGGAATTTGCTTTAAGTCGAAGCGAGCATTCTCTGTGCAAAACAGATTCCTATCATGAGGAGGACCTGGAGAGTCTGACATGCCCGAGCAATACCCAGATGGAGATATACAGTGGCAAGCTGACGGACGTATGA